The following coding sequences are from one Lipingzhangella halophila window:
- a CDS encoding CDP-alcohol phosphatidyltransferase family protein, with amino-acid sequence MDRRGAGAAVRDPGFGAGAQLILLGLLWETVGLGPAGWLAGTAHAVVAWALFSTAARRAGVRSPGPANRVTLARSALVGGVAALVADRAGDGAPTAALVALAAAALALDAVDGYVARRTGTDSALGARFDMEVDAFLLLVLSVRVAESLGPWVLLIGAARYAFGAAGWAAPWLRAPLPPSFARKTVAALQGIVLVVASADMLPRPVAAGAVGIALVSLGWSFGRDVRWLWRHGRGEKRAG; translated from the coding sequence ATGGATCGGCGCGGCGCGGGCGCGGCCGTCCGGGACCCGGGTTTCGGGGCGGGCGCCCAGCTCATCCTGCTGGGCCTGCTGTGGGAGACGGTGGGGCTGGGGCCCGCGGGATGGCTCGCCGGGACCGCCCACGCCGTTGTCGCCTGGGCCCTCTTCAGCACCGCCGCGCGCCGGGCGGGGGTACGGTCGCCGGGCCCGGCCAACCGCGTCACCCTGGCCCGCTCCGCGCTGGTCGGTGGGGTGGCGGCGCTGGTCGCGGACCGCGCCGGCGACGGCGCGCCGACCGCCGCCCTGGTCGCGCTCGCCGCGGCGGCACTGGCCCTCGACGCCGTCGACGGCTACGTCGCGCGGCGCACCGGGACCGACTCCGCGCTGGGCGCGCGCTTCGACATGGAAGTCGACGCCTTCCTCCTCCTCGTGCTGAGTGTGCGCGTCGCCGAATCGCTCGGCCCATGGGTGCTGCTGATCGGTGCGGCACGGTACGCCTTCGGCGCGGCGGGCTGGGCGGCCCCGTGGCTGCGTGCGCCGTTGCCACCGAGCTTCGCGCGCAAGACCGTGGCCGCCCTGCAGGGAATCGTCCTCGTAGTGGCCAGCGCCGATATGCTCCCGCGCCCGGTCGCGGCCGGTGCGGTGGGGATCGCGCTGGTGTCGCTCGGGTGGTCGTTCGGCCGCGACGTCCGATGGCTGTGGCGCCACGGACGCGGCGAGAAGAGGGCCGGCTGA
- a CDS encoding helix-turn-helix domain-containing protein has translation MVRSESEIGQFLKARRSVLTPSRVGLPYGVNRRRVRGLRREEVAQLAGVSVDYYTRIEQGRGTGASVDVLEALADALRMSPDERGYLHNLAGHLPRRAAGTSAALAEDRCSPPEAPRPRVRPELRHLIEAMDRVPALVLGPALDLLAWNGIAGRLWPALGDLPEAELNLARMVFLHPEAADIHLDADTMRREIASKLRAESGRNPDEPRLCGLVMRLRRESATFAELWEAREVLEIPHGTHRLRHPWLGELELHFEKMALPTDSGQTLLSYAAEPGSPSDEALRSLAAADSA, from the coding sequence ATGGTGCGTTCGGAATCCGAGATCGGCCAGTTCCTGAAGGCCCGCCGCTCCGTCCTCACACCTTCGCGGGTGGGGCTGCCGTATGGGGTGAACAGGCGCCGCGTGCGTGGACTACGCCGCGAGGAGGTCGCGCAGCTCGCCGGTGTCAGTGTCGATTACTACACGCGCATCGAGCAGGGCCGTGGCACGGGAGCGTCGGTGGATGTCCTGGAAGCGCTGGCGGACGCGCTTCGGATGTCCCCGGACGAACGCGGCTACCTGCACAACCTGGCCGGACATCTGCCCCGGAGGGCCGCCGGCACGTCCGCGGCACTCGCCGAGGACCGGTGCTCTCCGCCCGAAGCGCCTCGCCCGCGTGTCCGACCAGAGCTGCGGCACCTGATCGAGGCGATGGACCGGGTGCCCGCCCTCGTGCTGGGCCCTGCTCTGGACCTGCTGGCCTGGAACGGGATCGCCGGACGGTTGTGGCCCGCTCTGGGCGACCTGCCGGAGGCGGAACTGAATCTCGCGAGAATGGTCTTTCTGCACCCTGAGGCGGCCGACATCCACCTCGACGCGGACACTATGCGCCGCGAGATCGCCTCGAAGCTTCGCGCGGAGTCGGGCAGGAACCCGGATGAACCGCGGCTGTGCGGGCTGGTGATGCGGTTGCGGCGCGAGAGCGCGACCTTCGCCGAGCTGTGGGAGGCCCGGGAGGTCCTGGAGATTCCGCACGGCACGCACCGATTGCGCCACCCCTGGCTGGGTGAGCTCGAACTGCACTTCGAGAAGATGGCGTTGCCCACCGACTCCGGCCAGACACTGCTGAGCTACGCCGCGGAGCCCGGGTCACCTTCGGACGAGGCGCTCCGGTCTCTCGCCGCCGCGGACAGTGCCTGA
- a CDS encoding DoxX family protein, giving the protein MNQNEAASGQPAAGRGWVSTIALWAAQILLAGYFIALAAIPKLTGSEGALEMFADIGFGQWFRYVTGVVELAGAIGLLIPRLAGLAALGLMCVMVGAALANLFLIPGAASSAVLNVLLGLAFAVIAWARRAEIRQLLAMLGR; this is encoded by the coding sequence ATGAACCAGAACGAGGCAGCATCAGGGCAGCCGGCGGCGGGGCGCGGGTGGGTGTCGACCATCGCCCTTTGGGCGGCGCAGATCCTTCTGGCGGGGTACTTCATCGCGCTGGCGGCCATCCCCAAGCTCACCGGTAGTGAGGGCGCGCTTGAGATGTTCGCGGATATCGGGTTCGGCCAGTGGTTCCGCTACGTCACCGGGGTGGTCGAGCTGGCGGGCGCCATCGGCCTGCTCATCCCGCGGCTGGCGGGGCTCGCGGCGCTCGGGCTCATGTGCGTAATGGTGGGCGCCGCGCTGGCCAACCTGTTCCTCATCCCCGGCGCCGCGTCGTCAGCCGTGCTGAACGTGCTTCTCGGCCTGGCGTTCGCGGTGATCGCGTGGGCGCGCCGGGCCGAGATCAGGCAGCTCCTCGCCATGCTCGGGCGTTGA
- a CDS encoding aldo/keto reductase, giving the protein MDRHILGGTGISVSEYALGTMMLGAWGNTDHEDSIRMVRTALDAGINFVDTADMYSDGESEEIVGKALKGRRDDVVLASKFHNPMGPDANHRGNSRRWIVRAVEDSLRRLDTEWIDLYQIHRPDPDTDIDETLSALSDLVRSGKVRAIGTSAFPAEEIVEAQWVASARGHIKPRSEQPPYSLLARGIERDVLPTAQRHGMGVLTWSPLSAGWLSGKYGGSDGDDPTSAHRSAMLAPMFDPELPGNAAKMAAVTELGKVAADAGVTLPQLAMAFVLSHPAVTSVLIGPRTHEQLTSLLDGSDVRLDDAVLDRIDEIVPPGTDVSRDITFYTPPSVADKRIRRR; this is encoded by the coding sequence ATGGATCGCCATATTCTTGGTGGAACCGGAATCTCCGTCAGTGAGTACGCGCTCGGCACGATGATGCTCGGGGCCTGGGGCAACACGGATCACGAGGACTCGATCCGCATGGTGCGCACGGCACTGGACGCGGGGATCAACTTCGTGGACACCGCCGACATGTACTCCGACGGTGAGTCCGAGGAGATTGTCGGCAAGGCGCTCAAGGGGCGTCGCGACGACGTCGTCCTGGCCAGCAAGTTCCACAACCCGATGGGCCCGGACGCCAACCACCGGGGCAACTCGCGGCGCTGGATCGTCCGCGCGGTCGAGGACAGCCTCCGCCGCCTGGACACCGAGTGGATCGACCTGTATCAGATCCACCGGCCCGACCCGGACACCGACATCGACGAAACCCTGTCAGCGCTGTCGGACCTGGTGCGGTCCGGGAAGGTCCGGGCGATCGGGACGTCGGCCTTTCCCGCCGAGGAGATCGTGGAGGCGCAGTGGGTGGCGTCGGCGCGGGGGCACATCAAGCCGCGCAGTGAGCAGCCGCCGTACTCGCTCCTGGCGCGCGGCATCGAGAGGGACGTTCTCCCCACCGCGCAGCGGCACGGCATGGGCGTGCTGACGTGGAGTCCGCTCAGCGCCGGGTGGTTGTCCGGAAAGTATGGCGGATCCGACGGCGACGACCCCACCTCCGCGCACCGCAGTGCCATGCTGGCGCCGATGTTCGACCCGGAGCTGCCGGGCAACGCAGCGAAGATGGCCGCCGTGACGGAGCTGGGGAAGGTCGCGGCGGACGCCGGTGTGACGCTGCCCCAACTGGCGATGGCGTTCGTGCTCAGCCACCCCGCGGTGACGTCGGTGCTCATCGGACCGCGCACGCACGAGCAGCTGACGAGTCTGCTCGACGGCTCGGATGTGCGGCTTGACGACGCGGTGCTTGACCGGATCGACGAGATCGTGCCGCCCGGCACCGATGTCAGCCGCGACATCACCTTCTACACGCCCCCGTCGGTAGCCGACAAGCGGATTCGCCGCAGGTGA